Proteins encoded in a region of the Sphingomonas sp. HMP9 genome:
- a CDS encoding IS256 family transposase produces the protein MDSKHDTAIDAVLEQLIEHGPEGIAAVFARTFEMAMRIERERFLGAGHYERTTDRRGYANGYKSKRIDTPAGTVNVAVPKTAGHGAEPFFPQSLERGCRSVRAVMLAVAEMYVKGVSTRQAEAVLREFGIENLSSSQVSRAAALLDEELEAWRNRPLGEIRYLILDARYEKMRAGGVVRDAAVLSAIGIGPDERRRVLGVSVALSEAEVHWRGFLDDLVARGMRGVEFIVSDDHAGLRAARRAVLGAATWQRCQFHLAANAIHHAPNTVIRERIGTELRSVWNAATLSKAQVALDELVAGYRDTAPSLATWLENAVPEGLAVFTLPEHHRRRLRTSNLIERAVQQELKRRTVKVRVFPNDQALLRLVSAVLVEIDETWVSDSKAYIKWECRNG, from the coding sequence ATGGACAGCAAGCATGATACGGCGATCGATGCAGTACTGGAACAGCTGATTGAACACGGCCCCGAGGGCATCGCCGCGGTGTTCGCGCGGACGTTCGAGATGGCGATGCGGATCGAGCGCGAGCGCTTCCTGGGCGCAGGACACTACGAGCGCACGACCGACCGGCGGGGCTATGCCAATGGCTACAAGTCAAAGCGGATCGACACGCCGGCAGGTACGGTGAACGTGGCGGTGCCCAAGACCGCCGGCCATGGCGCTGAGCCGTTCTTTCCGCAGTCACTGGAGCGCGGCTGTCGCTCGGTACGCGCGGTGATGCTGGCGGTGGCCGAGATGTACGTAAAGGGCGTCTCGACCCGCCAGGCCGAGGCGGTGCTGCGCGAATTCGGCATCGAGAACCTGTCTTCATCCCAGGTCAGCCGCGCCGCAGCCCTGCTCGATGAGGAGCTGGAGGCATGGCGCAACCGCCCGCTCGGTGAGATCCGCTACCTGATCCTTGACGCCCGGTACGAGAAGATGCGTGCAGGCGGCGTCGTACGCGATGCTGCCGTCCTCTCGGCGATCGGCATCGGCCCCGACGAGCGGCGCCGGGTGCTGGGCGTTAGCGTCGCCCTGTCGGAAGCCGAGGTCCACTGGCGTGGCTTTCTTGACGACCTGGTCGCACGCGGCATGCGCGGCGTCGAGTTTATCGTCTCCGACGATCATGCCGGCTTGCGTGCCGCCCGCCGCGCCGTGCTCGGCGCCGCTACCTGGCAGCGCTGCCAATTCCACCTGGCCGCAAACGCCATCCACCACGCTCCCAACACTGTCATCCGCGAGCGCATCGGTACCGAGCTGCGCAGTGTCTGGAATGCTGCCACGCTCTCCAAGGCCCAGGTCGCGCTCGATGAGCTCGTTGCCGGCTACCGTGACACTGCCCCCAGTCTCGCGACATGGCTGGAAAACGCCGTTCCCGAAGGTTTGGCTGTGTTTACGCTGCCCGAGCATCATCGCCGACGCTTGCGTACTTCGAACCTGATCGAGCGCGCCGTCCAGCAAGAGCTCAAGCGACGCACCGTCAAGGTCAGGGTCTTCCCCAACGACCAGGCGCTCCTGCGCCTCGTCTCCGCTGTTCTCGTCGAGATTGACGAAACATGGGTCAGCGACAGCAAGGCCTACATCAAGTGGGAATGCCGGAATGGGTGA
- a CDS encoding acyl-CoA thioesterase codes for MTLPVGPVPHLHPIKVVSDDIDFMGHVNNASYLKWVQAAVTGHWRSLAPADAVASHLWVALKHEITYCKPAFAHDNVFAITLLTRFHGVRAFYDTVIRRGEEVLAEVHSSWCCVDAETLQPSRLSQRVVECFHAA; via the coding sequence ATGACGCTGCCGGTCGGCCCTGTCCCTCATTTACACCCCATCAAGGTCGTCAGCGACGACATCGACTTCATGGGACACGTCAATAACGCCTCCTATCTTAAATGGGTTCAGGCGGCGGTGACAGGCCATTGGCGGTCGTTAGCACCTGCGGACGCCGTCGCCTCGCACCTTTGGGTCGCTCTCAAGCACGAGATCACCTATTGCAAGCCCGCGTTCGCACACGACAACGTGTTCGCGATAACGCTGCTGACTAGGTTTCACGGCGTTCGCGCTTTCTACGACACCGTCATTCGGCGCGGCGAAGAGGTGCTGGCCGAAGTTCATTCGAGTTGGTGCTGCGTCGATGCCGAGACGTTGCAGCCATCGCGGTTGTCACAGCGCGTCGTGGAGTGCTTCCATGCGGCTTGA
- a CDS encoding acyclic terpene utilization AtuA family protein, translated as MFERLTHTINVLVPVGALGTGVRPQDVAAGIALGAHAIACDAGSTDSGPAYLATGKSKYARDAIKTDLAVLMKAQAKSGLPLLIGSCGTSGCDAALDWTRDIALEIARELGVRPRIALLYSEQQPVMMEAMARDGRITPLAPLKDSDPSRFAACDRIVALMGPEPYIAALAAGADIVLGGRTTDTAVIAAVPIMRGAGLGPAWHSGKIAECGGQATVNPRDGGVLIRVGHDAFEIEPLSADNACSIETVSAHMLYENSDPFRLVEPGGILDVSNARYADVDGRVVVVSGSVFEPRPYTMKLEGAAGASFQTIMLVGIKDPGVLAEVDRFVAQMHHILTGRVVAAMGDRAGKFDISLRPYGWNAVSAEAVTDAVAPREIGLLFVATAATQEIATQIAKTCNPYFFHMPLEMNAELPSYAFPFSPSEIERGQVFEFRLNHVVAVEDPLALVRTEYADLGAPTDA; from the coding sequence ATGTTCGAGCGGCTCACCCACACGATCAACGTACTGGTCCCCGTTGGGGCGCTCGGCACTGGCGTCCGTCCGCAGGACGTGGCGGCCGGCATCGCGCTCGGCGCACATGCCATCGCCTGCGATGCCGGTTCGACCGACAGCGGCCCAGCGTATCTCGCGACCGGCAAGTCCAAATACGCGCGCGACGCGATCAAGACCGACCTTGCCGTACTGATGAAGGCGCAGGCAAAAAGCGGTTTGCCGCTGCTGATCGGTTCATGTGGGACATCCGGCTGCGACGCGGCGCTCGACTGGACGCGCGATATCGCATTGGAGATCGCGCGCGAGCTGGGAGTCCGGCCCCGTATCGCGCTGCTCTATTCTGAACAGCAGCCGGTGATGATGGAAGCGATGGCAAGGGACGGGCGGATCACGCCGCTGGCGCCGCTGAAAGACAGCGACCCCAGCCGTTTCGCCGCCTGCGACCGGATCGTCGCGCTGATGGGGCCAGAACCCTATATTGCCGCGCTCGCGGCGGGCGCCGACATCGTCCTTGGTGGGCGTACGACCGACACCGCCGTCATCGCTGCGGTGCCGATCATGCGAGGCGCTGGGCTTGGGCCTGCTTGGCATTCGGGCAAGATTGCTGAGTGCGGCGGGCAGGCGACGGTGAACCCGCGCGACGGGGGCGTGCTGATCCGCGTCGGTCATGACGCATTCGAAATCGAACCACTGAGCGCGGACAATGCCTGCTCGATCGAGACGGTGTCAGCGCACATGCTCTATGAAAACAGTGATCCCTTCCGGCTTGTCGAACCAGGTGGGATCCTTGACGTAAGCAACGCACGATACGCTGATGTCGATGGCCGCGTCGTTGTGGTGTCGGGATCGGTCTTCGAACCTCGCCCGTACACTATGAAACTTGAGGGAGCGGCGGGAGCGTCGTTCCAGACGATCATGCTGGTCGGGATCAAGGATCCCGGAGTGCTGGCCGAGGTAGATCGCTTCGTTGCGCAGATGCACCATATCCTGACCGGGCGTGTCGTCGCGGCGATGGGAGACCGGGCGGGCAAATTCGACATATCGCTACGTCCCTATGGGTGGAATGCTGTCTCGGCAGAGGCGGTCACCGATGCCGTCGCACCGCGCGAGATCGGACTGCTGTTTGTCGCGACTGCGGCGACGCAGGAGATCGCAACGCAGATCGCCAAGACCTGCAACCCGTATTTCTTCCATATGCCGCTCGAGATGAACGCCGAGCTGCCAAGCTATGCCTTTCCCTTTTCCCCGTCCGAGATCGAGCGCGGGCAGGTTTTCGAGTTCCGCCTCAACCATGTCGTCGCGGTCGAAGATCCACTTGCGCTCGTCCGCACCGAGTACGCTGATTTGGGAGCGCCGACCGATGCCTAA
- a CDS encoding TauD/TfdA family dioxygenase, translating into MTYDIPAAWMAADLADPAEWIIELTPEQIDDIDHAMRQSVAAGLELSDLTKENFPLSSIDRIAPAILDRLENGRGLVVLRGFPALNYDKEQLRRIFWGFGLYVGTAVSQSSTGDLLGDVKNFGADVNSTTGRGYMSKQALGFHTDTADVVALMVLRAARSGGLSLICSSVAIRNEIARTRPDLLEVLYQPFYWSWKGQEAPGQQPYYQQPIYSDHAGKFSARDIKTHIFSAHQDHPELGELSPKQLEAMHLVNSLAQQPRFHFSMMFEPGDIQLLNNHVTYHSRTEFEDFDEPDRKRHLLRMWLSVPNSRDLSPAMSPIYQDQRGGAVRGGFPSRTGEHSFATVAAKD; encoded by the coding sequence ATGACTTACGACATTCCCGCTGCGTGGATGGCCGCTGACCTCGCGGATCCGGCCGAGTGGATTATCGAGCTTACGCCTGAGCAGATTGATGACATCGATCACGCAATGCGACAGAGCGTCGCAGCCGGTCTCGAACTTTCCGATCTGACCAAGGAAAACTTTCCGCTTTCCTCAATCGACCGGATCGCACCCGCAATTCTCGACCGGCTCGAAAATGGCCGCGGGCTTGTCGTGCTGCGTGGTTTCCCCGCACTCAACTACGACAAGGAGCAACTGCGTCGCATCTTCTGGGGTTTTGGCCTCTACGTGGGTACGGCCGTGTCGCAGAGCAGCACCGGCGACCTCCTTGGCGACGTGAAGAATTTCGGTGCCGACGTGAACAGCACGACCGGGCGCGGCTATATGTCGAAGCAGGCGCTCGGTTTCCACACCGACACTGCGGATGTCGTCGCGCTGATGGTGCTCCGCGCAGCCAGGAGCGGCGGGCTCAGCTTGATCTGCAGTTCGGTCGCCATCCGCAACGAGATCGCGCGTACCCGTCCCGACCTTCTCGAAGTGCTATACCAGCCCTTCTACTGGAGCTGGAAAGGCCAGGAAGCGCCGGGCCAGCAACCATATTACCAGCAACCGATTTACAGCGATCACGCGGGTAAGTTCTCGGCCCGAGACATCAAGACGCACATCTTCTCCGCGCACCAGGATCACCCCGAGTTGGGTGAGCTGAGTCCCAAGCAGCTGGAAGCGATGCATCTGGTGAACAGCCTAGCGCAGCAGCCCAGATTCCACTTCAGCATGATGTTCGAGCCCGGCGACATTCAGCTACTTAACAATCACGTGACCTATCATTCGCGCACCGAGTTCGAGGATTTCGACGAGCCCGACCGCAAGCGCCACCTGCTGCGGATGTGGTTGTCGGTCCCGAACAGCCGTGATCTCAGCCCGGCCATGAGTCCTATTTACCAGGACCAGCGGGGCGGCGCAGTCCGCGGCGGGTTCCCGTCACGCACCGGCGAGCACAGCTTTGCAACGGTTGCGGCCAAGGATTGA
- a CDS encoding alpha/beta fold hydrolase, translating into MSSNSPTRERNRKAARSSAICTAGSNMSDCLTSMFEDAFALRGNTFVLVHGAFHGGWCWRAVSTALRDAGHSVFTPTLTGLGERRHLMSAALTIDTFVLDITNLIESEDLSEVTLIGHSFGGTVISGVADRMPHRLKRLVYLDAVTPLAGKSLFDMMPDAERSARMAALARLPDGGTQVPAPPAKHFGIDDAAQAAWVDRRLTPHPTGGYTSPVVLRNPIANGVPAAYIRCTAPVFPINDPCAAFAASQPSWQYHEIATGHDAMISAPAELASLLLRLEGSST; encoded by the coding sequence ATGTCGTCAAACTCTCCTACCCGAGAGCGCAACCGCAAGGCGGCGCGATCGAGCGCGATATGCACGGCGGGCAGCAATATGTCCGACTGCTTGACGTCGATGTTTGAGGACGCGTTCGCTCTTCGGGGTAACACCTTCGTTCTGGTTCATGGCGCGTTCCACGGCGGGTGGTGCTGGCGCGCCGTCTCGACGGCACTGCGGGATGCGGGTCACAGCGTATTCACCCCGACGTTGACGGGGCTTGGCGAGCGACGGCATCTGATGTCGGCCGCACTGACGATCGACACTTTCGTTTTAGACATTACCAACCTCATCGAGAGCGAGGATCTGAGCGAGGTCACTCTTATCGGGCACAGCTTTGGCGGGACGGTAATCAGCGGCGTCGCCGACCGAATGCCGCACCGGCTCAAGCGACTGGTATACCTTGACGCTGTGACGCCGCTGGCGGGCAAATCACTGTTCGACATGATGCCGGACGCGGAGCGTTCGGCCCGCATGGCGGCGCTCGCACGACTACCCGATGGTGGGACGCAGGTGCCAGCGCCGCCCGCGAAGCATTTCGGGATCGATGATGCCGCACAGGCGGCATGGGTCGACCGTCGCCTGACCCCTCACCCGACCGGTGGCTACACGTCGCCGGTGGTCCTCCGCAATCCGATCGCGAACGGTGTGCCGGCTGCGTACATCAGATGCACCGCACCGGTCTTTCCGATCAACGACCCCTGTGCCGCCTTCGCGGCGTCCCAGCCAAGCTGGCAATATCACGAGATCGCCACGGGACACGACGCCATGATCTCGGCGCCTGCCGAACTGGCGTCCCTGCTGCTACGTTTGGAAGGTTCGTCGACATGA
- a CDS encoding MFS transporter — MRLEDQAHTAGHGEWRRGWPLVVGGMIGIGTGSGLYQNLSSLFTPGMMADLHWSRGDIATAGGLGLVGGLVAPFVGRLTDRIGVRSVIVAAMLLLGIAYVGLSRISGSLWQFQGLVLCLVLAVPGTSALVYGKLISSAFTRYRGTALGIATSGQSVTTICVPPVLSLIIASAGWRGGFLALGVLTSLVALPLVLLSIRRAPSLRLVQLDRSNGSQSDTNYTGRQARRTGTFWRLAVGVMLINMGTVGLVSQLVPFGIDHGLSATQAALLLASYGSSQVAGRVVIGLLVDRFRPQTVAAGAALFSGIGFALLQLSEPGFAILMIAVFVAGIMNGAEHDLLPFFTGRLFGLRSYGEIYGTLLMLALIGTATGIIGFGRLHDATGSYGIALLISLGGMVAAAVAFLSLNAPPPVALVTIPAPDDAAHRTSVDDQATPG, encoded by the coding sequence ATGCGGCTTGAGGATCAGGCGCATACTGCCGGTCACGGAGAATGGCGGCGGGGATGGCCGCTCGTCGTCGGCGGGATGATTGGCATCGGCACCGGCTCGGGCCTGTACCAGAATCTGTCGAGCCTATTCACGCCCGGCATGATGGCCGATTTGCACTGGAGCCGCGGCGACATCGCGACCGCGGGAGGATTGGGCCTGGTGGGCGGGTTGGTCGCGCCTTTTGTCGGGCGTCTGACCGACCGCATCGGTGTGCGATCGGTGATCGTCGCCGCTATGCTGCTTCTCGGCATCGCATATGTCGGACTTTCGCGCATTTCCGGGTCGCTGTGGCAGTTCCAAGGCCTTGTACTGTGCTTGGTGCTCGCGGTGCCCGGCACCAGCGCGTTGGTTTATGGGAAGCTGATCTCGTCGGCATTCACCAGGTATCGCGGCACGGCGCTTGGCATAGCGACGTCGGGTCAATCGGTGACTACCATTTGCGTCCCGCCTGTCCTTAGCCTCATCATCGCCAGCGCGGGGTGGCGCGGCGGATTTCTGGCACTTGGTGTTCTGACCTCACTTGTCGCATTGCCGCTCGTACTATTGTCGATCCGCCGCGCGCCTTCGCTTCGCCTCGTGCAGCTTGATCGTTCGAACGGTTCACAATCGGACACCAACTACACTGGTCGGCAGGCTAGGCGGACCGGCACATTCTGGCGATTGGCTGTCGGGGTCATGCTCATCAACATGGGGACCGTAGGCCTGGTCTCGCAACTCGTACCATTCGGAATCGATCACGGCTTGTCTGCGACACAGGCGGCATTGCTGCTTGCCAGTTACGGATCGTCGCAAGTTGCCGGCCGCGTCGTTATTGGATTGCTGGTCGATCGTTTCAGACCGCAAACGGTCGCGGCCGGTGCTGCCCTATTCTCAGGGATAGGCTTTGCACTCCTGCAATTGTCCGAGCCGGGCTTCGCGATCCTGATGATCGCGGTGTTCGTCGCGGGGATCATGAACGGTGCGGAGCACGACCTCCTCCCGTTCTTCACCGGCCGTTTGTTCGGCCTTCGATCCTACGGGGAAATTTATGGCACGCTGCTGATGTTAGCGCTTATCGGCACCGCAACCGGCATCATCGGATTCGGTCGCCTGCATGATGCAACCGGAAGTTACGGGATCGCCTTGCTAATTTCGCTCGGCGGCATGGTCGCTGCGGCAGTGGCATTCCTATCGCTCAATGCCCCGCCCCCGGTCGCACTCGTCACAATTCCTGCCCCAGACGATGCAGCGCACAGAACTTCGGTCGATGACCAAGCGACGCCGGGATGA
- a CDS encoding MmgE/PrpD family protein, whose amino-acid sequence MTPPSLATTLAEHLATINLSRASNDARRFAAMAVVDTIGITLAGAAEKATLIARRVLGGEGANGDAMILGTSLRTRVLDAVLINGTAAHAVDYDDMARSMGGHPSVPVVPVVVALGEQLGSTGAQVLEAFIIGYEAECRIGRVVHPHHYEKGWHPTSTLGVFGAAAAAARLLKLDVEKTAIAIAIAASSASGIKANFGTMVKPLHVGQAAHDGLMAALLASEGFTANPGALEHKQGFLQAYDGLDQVHPERMLAERDTLEVEQPETGLKQFPCCGSTHPAILAMIALAEAEAIDPAQVTALHIRMHRMRLPHTDNPDPQSPLGAKFSLQYVTARALIDRHVGLADFEGDAYRQPAIRRLLAVTSIDAFPDKEDGNEFAAHVKVDLDDGRVLTGEAASAMGRGPRDPMSDVEMWRKFSDCAVSVLSPEQTRAAFDSLQRLDSEIPIRDILAPFAITLAAGQTR is encoded by the coding sequence ATGACACCCCCTTCGTTGGCGACCACCCTCGCCGAACACCTCGCGACGATCAACCTGTCGCGCGCCTCGAACGACGCACGCCGATTTGCGGCGATGGCGGTGGTCGATACGATCGGCATCACGCTTGCGGGTGCCGCAGAGAAAGCAACCCTGATTGCCCGCCGTGTTCTTGGCGGCGAGGGCGCCAACGGTGACGCGATGATACTCGGCACGTCGCTCAGGACGCGCGTTCTTGATGCGGTGCTGATCAACGGCACCGCAGCACACGCGGTGGATTACGACGACATGGCGCGTAGCATGGGCGGACATCCGTCGGTGCCGGTGGTGCCGGTGGTCGTCGCTTTAGGTGAGCAATTGGGGAGCACCGGCGCACAGGTGCTGGAGGCGTTCATCATCGGTTACGAGGCTGAGTGCCGGATCGGTCGCGTCGTTCACCCACACCATTATGAAAAGGGCTGGCACCCGACCTCAACGCTCGGCGTGTTCGGTGCCGCGGCTGCGGCGGCCCGCCTCCTGAAGCTCGACGTGGAGAAGACCGCGATCGCGATCGCGATCGCCGCGTCAAGCGCATCGGGGATAAAAGCGAATTTCGGTACGATGGTGAAGCCGCTCCACGTCGGCCAAGCGGCGCATGACGGGCTGATGGCGGCGTTACTCGCGAGCGAAGGTTTCACCGCCAACCCAGGCGCGTTGGAGCATAAGCAGGGCTTCCTGCAGGCTTATGATGGTCTCGACCAAGTACATCCCGAGCGGATGCTCGCCGAGCGCGACACCCTCGAAGTCGAGCAGCCCGAGACGGGACTGAAGCAATTCCCGTGTTGCGGCAGCACGCATCCCGCGATCTTGGCAATGATTGCTCTGGCCGAGGCGGAGGCGATCGACCCGGCGCAGGTCACGGCCTTGCATATCCGTATGCACCGTATGCGCCTGCCCCACACCGACAACCCAGATCCACAGTCGCCGCTCGGCGCCAAATTCAGCCTGCAGTATGTCACCGCCCGCGCGCTCATCGACCGTCACGTCGGGCTCGCAGATTTCGAAGGCGATGCATATCGCCAACCCGCGATCCGCAGATTGTTGGCCGTGACTTCAATCGACGCGTTTCCCGACAAAGAAGACGGCAACGAGTTCGCCGCCCACGTCAAAGTAGATCTGGACGACGGACGGGTACTCACGGGGGAAGCCGCGAGCGCGATGGGCCGTGGACCGCGCGATCCGATGTCGGACGTAGAGATGTGGCGTAAGTTTTCTGACTGCGCCGTGAGCGTGCTGTCACCAGAGCAGACACGAGCGGCGTTCGATTCGCTCCAGAGGCTCGATAGCGAAATACCGATCCGCGACATTCTAGCGCCGTTCGCGATCACGCTTGCTGCCGGGCAAACCCGCTGA
- the tnpC gene encoding IS66 family transposase: MGRPDLERLSREELIELVLRLQRPDKTSRTSSKPPSTDRKERRAASRPGGGKPGHEGHSRILSEAFDRAIDHRPDTCTGCCAALPADLAAETVSEYDTLELPPIKPIVERHRRLAVRCPSCGMRVAAALPEAAKGTPFGARIHAIATYLKTFQALSYERLQGAFADLFGLTISQGGLMNMLRRAQEHFVGGREDAVSSLRQASVVSSDETGVRIEGSNSYHWVFRCDRAVVHTAAPTRGAIVVRTMMDGHRPDVWCSDRYAAQQGHADAHQACLAHLARDVAYALQNSEDFLPMRLKLWLGKAFRLARNIRHLAPSTIAARRRALERTIGDILNTATACDLTRKLQNKFARAREQLLTFAYWPGQVEPTNNACERDLRPAVIQRKVTNGYRAMWAAQGEADVRTVVATARLTPGADIFGTIAATLGA, translated from the coding sequence ATGGGTCGTCCGGATCTTGAGCGCCTGAGCCGCGAAGAACTGATCGAGCTGGTGCTGCGTCTGCAGCGTCCAGACAAGACGTCGCGGACATCGTCGAAGCCGCCCTCAACCGACCGCAAGGAGCGGCGCGCGGCATCGCGGCCCGGCGGTGGAAAGCCAGGGCACGAGGGGCATAGCCGGATACTGAGCGAGGCATTCGATCGCGCGATCGATCATCGTCCGGACACCTGCACGGGCTGTTGCGCCGCACTGCCAGCCGATCTGGCTGCCGAGACGGTGAGCGAGTACGATACGCTCGAACTCCCGCCAATCAAGCCGATCGTAGAGCGCCACAGGCGGTTGGCGGTCCGTTGCCCATCGTGCGGGATGCGCGTTGCGGCAGCGTTGCCCGAGGCAGCAAAAGGAACGCCGTTCGGCGCACGGATCCATGCGATCGCGACCTATCTGAAGACCTTTCAGGCGCTGTCCTACGAACGACTTCAGGGGGCGTTTGCCGACCTGTTCGGCCTGACGATCAGTCAGGGCGGCCTGATGAACATGCTCCGCCGTGCACAGGAGCACTTCGTGGGCGGACGCGAGGACGCGGTGTCGAGCTTGCGTCAGGCAAGCGTCGTCAGCTCGGATGAGACCGGGGTGCGTATCGAAGGCAGCAACTCATACCACTGGGTTTTTCGGTGCGACCGTGCCGTCGTTCACACAGCGGCCCCGACCCGCGGCGCGATCGTGGTACGCACCATGATGGACGGGCATCGCCCGGACGTCTGGTGCTCTGACCGCTATGCAGCCCAGCAAGGTCATGCCGATGCACACCAGGCCTGCCTCGCCCATCTTGCGCGCGATGTCGCCTACGCGCTCCAGAACAGTGAGGACTTCTTGCCGATGCGCCTCAAACTATGGCTTGGTAAGGCGTTCAGGCTGGCCAGGAACATCCGCCATCTCGCACCATCCACGATTGCCGCCAGGCGACGTGCTCTGGAGCGAACCATCGGCGATATCCTCAATACGGCGACGGCGTGCGATCTGACGCGAAAGCTCCAGAACAAGTTTGCTCGCGCCAGAGAGCAGCTCCTGACCTTTGCCTATTGGCCCGGTCAGGTCGAGCCGACCAACAACGCGTGCGAGCGCGACCTTCGCCCCGCTGTCATCCAGCGCAAGGTCACCAACGGATACCGCGCCATGTGGGCCGCCCAAGGCGAAGCCGATGTCAGGACCGTCGTCGCCACCGCACGTCTCACGCCCGGTGCCGACATCTTCGGTACGATCGCAGCAACCCTGGGCGCCTAA
- a CDS encoding DUF4387 family protein, which produces MPKLRNVCRHVRSKNAGPYWITVDVFFADADAYARYADAPAIGVAAMGDLFGVESAQIKRFAVPDLNVVKLSYPRAQPQGGAIERDMHGGQQYVRLLDVDV; this is translated from the coding sequence ATGCCTAAGCTGCGCAACGTGTGCCGGCATGTCCGGTCGAAGAATGCCGGTCCTTATTGGATCACGGTCGATGTGTTTTTCGCAGATGCCGACGCGTACGCGCGCTACGCGGATGCGCCTGCGATCGGCGTGGCAGCGATGGGCGACCTGTTCGGGGTAGAATCCGCCCAGATCAAACGCTTCGCCGTGCCGGATCTCAATGTCGTCAAACTCTCCTACCCGAGAGCGCAACCGCAAGGCGGCGCGATCGAGCGCGATATGCACGGCGGGCAGCAATATGTCCGACTGCTTGACGTCGATGTTTGA
- a CDS encoding citrate/2-methylcitrate synthase, with amino-acid sequence MNSLYYTAEEAAAALGISVNSLYAYVSRKRIRTQTATGSKASLYWHEDIDRLAKRGRETASPAADANLVPSTAITLLTKEGPFYRGRSALAMSQTCSIEEVAAHLWQVEYVDVFADEAPPFALAIPALHDRLARLDTIDRFISLLPMFQAENARSHDLDRLGHARSGADIIRRFAAVLVGDRSSSSEPIHQYIVDRMKAPADYADIVRRLLVLVADHELAPATYAVRAAANVGVTPYQAVAVGLNTTRGRRILAGRTYAVRRLIEEIVAAPDPTLPILQRVRAGDPLPGFDGGVYRTVDVRAASLLAALRERFGQEQHVSRLFRALEAARDVAGAEPDVILPCIFVEREIGFPHSDGVLALAGRLVGWVAHAGEQREHASVVRFGAAYSGILPME; translated from the coding sequence GTGAACTCACTTTACTACACCGCTGAGGAGGCCGCTGCTGCGCTGGGTATCAGCGTCAACAGCCTCTACGCCTATGTTTCGCGAAAGCGCATCCGGACTCAGACGGCCACTGGATCAAAAGCGAGCCTGTATTGGCACGAGGACATTGATCGGCTGGCGAAGCGAGGCCGGGAAACCGCGAGTCCGGCTGCCGACGCCAATCTCGTGCCTTCGACCGCAATTACCCTGCTGACAAAGGAAGGTCCGTTCTACCGTGGCCGCTCGGCTCTTGCGATGTCTCAGACCTGTTCAATTGAAGAAGTCGCTGCGCATCTCTGGCAAGTAGAGTACGTCGACGTTTTCGCCGATGAAGCGCCTCCGTTCGCCTTAGCCATTCCAGCGCTGCACGATCGACTTGCTCGGCTAGATACGATTGACCGCTTCATCAGCCTGCTGCCTATGTTCCAAGCCGAGAACGCTCGCAGCCATGATCTCGACCGGCTGGGCCATGCCCGATCGGGCGCCGACATTATTCGCAGGTTCGCGGCCGTACTCGTCGGCGACCGAAGCTCGTCATCAGAGCCAATCCATCAGTATATCGTCGACCGCATGAAGGCGCCGGCTGATTATGCCGACATCGTGCGCCGCTTGCTCGTATTGGTTGCCGATCATGAATTGGCGCCCGCAACGTACGCGGTCCGGGCAGCGGCAAATGTTGGGGTCACACCCTATCAAGCGGTTGCGGTTGGACTGAACACGACGAGGGGCCGTCGCATCCTGGCGGGGCGCACATATGCAGTGCGTCGGCTGATCGAGGAAATTGTCGCGGCGCCAGATCCTACGCTCCCAATACTTCAGCGCGTACGCGCCGGCGATCCGCTGCCCGGATTCGATGGCGGCGTGTACCGCACGGTCGATGTTCGCGCGGCATCACTTCTCGCCGCGTTGCGCGAGCGCTTTGGGCAGGAACAACATGTCAGCCGCTTGTTCCGCGCGCTGGAGGCCGCGCGGGATGTGGCAGGCGCAGAGCCTGACGTCATCTTGCCGTGCATCTTTGTCGAACGGGAAATTGGATTTCCACACAGTGACGGCGTTTTGGCCCTCGCGGGGCGGCTGGTCGGTTGGGTCGCGCATGCGGGCGAACAGCGTGAACATGCCTCCGTAGTTCGATTTGGGGCGGCTTACAGCGGTATATTGCCCATGGAGTAA